Within the Saccharomonospora amisosensis genome, the region GGGTAGAGCACCAGCGCGCCTCGGACCTCCACCTGTGGCAGCAGCCGTCGGAAGCGTTCCACGCTTTCGGTCAACCTGGTGCCGCCACCTCGAAACCGGTGCCCGTTGCGCAGCAACCTGCCGGAGGAGTCGGTGCTGTAGTGGCCGGGCAGCCACAGTTTCGACTCGACGAGAACGAGCCTGCGCCCGCACAGTACGGCGTGGTCCACGTCGGCGAACACCGAGTCGGGCCAGGCAAGCCCATGGAACACCCGCACACCGGGCAGCCTGGTCAGGTAGGCGGCGATCAGGTCGGCGGTGAGTCGCTCGGCAACCTGGTCGGGCTCGCTGCCCGGCCGCCCGAACACCGCCGTGTCACCGAACTCGCCCTGGAAGGCACGAAGCTGCCGAAGCGCCGCCAGCTGCCTCCTGCCGAGCAGCAGCGCGGCCGTGAGCGCGGCGGCCAGCAGGACGAGGCAGCCTGCGAGCGGTACTGGGGAAAGGTCAACCGGCAACAGCAGGAGCAGCGCGGCCAGTGCCACGACGAGCGCGGTGGCCACCGTGGGTGCGTGACCGACAGTGCCGGGCTGGGCGTAGTGCACCCTTGCCGTGTCGTCGACGCGATGCCACCACGGGATCGTCGCGACGGGCAGCCGAGGTGTGTCAGGTACGAAGGCGGGGTCCTCGCCGAACTGGCTCGGCCGTGCGCGGTACCGCGAGCGCCGCGTCCGCGTGGCCGCTGCGGTACGGCCTGCCCCGGTGGTTTCGGTGGTCTCGAAGTCGGGCTCGCCGGGCTCGTCCATGTCCGGATCGTCGGCGTCGTACTCGGCGTCGTACTCGGCGTCGTACTCGGCGTCGTATTGGGCGTCGTATTGGGAACTGTCGTATTCGGCGCGCCGTACCGGATCGCCCAGCGTCTCGTAGGCCTCGCGCAACAACCGGAACGTGCCCGCCGTTCCACCGGTGTCGGGATGCATCGACCGCGCGAGCGCGCGGTACGCCGACTTGATCTCCGCAGCCGTCGCGTCCGGCCGGACGCCAAGCAGTTCGTAGTAGTCGACGTCGGGCACTCTCACCTCCGCTTGCCGCGGCACACAATATGGCCCGCGCCCAGCGGCACGGCCACCGCCTGGCGTCGGCGGGTGGCGGGTCGCCCGTGTGCTAAGGCAGGCCCGCCAAGCCCGCGAGTCCCCCGTTCCCGCCCGCGAGTCCCCCGTTCCCGCCCGCGAGTTCCGCGTTCCCGCCCGCGAGTTCCGCGTGGACGCGGTGGCGGAGGGCCGGGCGGCGGGCCGCGCGCGTCCTGCGCGGGCGGAACGTGCTCGGGTCAACCCGGCCGATACTTCACATACGCTGATGACGTGTGGGAACGACAGCGGGTCGTGCTGGACGGCGGCGTCGCGACCGAACTCGAGGCACGCGGGCACGATCTCTCCGACGCGCTGTGGTCGGCGCGACTGCTCGCCGACGCGCCCGAGGAGGTGGTGGCGGCTCACCTCGCGTTCTTCCGCGCGGGCGCCAACGTCGCCACCACGGCGAGCTACCAGGCCAGTTTCACCGGGTTCGCCGCGCGCGGTATCGGGCCGGTGCAAGCCGCCTCGTTGCTGCGTCGCAGTGTGGAACTCGTCAAACGCGCGCGCGACCAGGTCAGCGACGACGTGCCGCGCTGGGTCGCCGCCTCGGTGGGGCCGTACGGGGCCGTGCTCGCCGACGGTTCGGAATACCGGGGCCGCTACGGGGTGAGCCGCCACAAGCTGGCCGCGTTCCACCGGCCCCGGCTCGACGTGCTGGCCGAGGCCGAGCCGGACCTGCTCGCACTGGAGACCGTGCCCGACGTCGAAGAGGCCGAGGCACTGCTGGACGCGCTGGAGTCCGTCGGCATGCCCGCGTGGCTTTCGTACACGGTCGATGGCGGCCGAACCCGCGCGGGCCAGCCGCTGGAGGAGGCCTTCGCGGTCGCCGCAGGGCGGGCCGACATCGTCGCGGTCGGCGTGAACTGTTGCGCCCCCGAGGACGTCGCCGACGCCGTCGTCATCGCCAGGGAAACGACCGGCAAGCCGG harbors:
- the mmuM gene encoding homocysteine S-methyltransferase, with product MWERQRVVLDGGVATELEARGHDLSDALWSARLLADAPEEVVAAHLAFFRAGANVATTASYQASFTGFAARGIGPVQAASLLRRSVELVKRARDQVSDDVPRWVAASVGPYGAVLADGSEYRGRYGVSRHKLAAFHRPRLDVLAEAEPDLLALETVPDVEEAEALLDALESVGMPAWLSYTVDGGRTRAGQPLEEAFAVAAGRADIVAVGVNCCAPEDVADAVVIARETTGKPVLAYPNSGQGWDPEAGRWTGTSRFSADEAASWYARGVTAVGGCCRVPPADIAALARVVRSG
- a CDS encoding J domain-containing protein, with the translated sequence MPDVDYYELLGVRPDATAAEIKSAYRALARSMHPDTGGTAGTFRLLREAYETLGDPVRRAEYDSSQYDAQYDAEYDAEYDAEYDADDPDMDEPGEPDFETTETTGAGRTAAATRTRRSRYRARPSQFGEDPAFVPDTPRLPVATIPWWHRVDDTARVHYAQPGTVGHAPTVATALVVALAALLLLLPVDLSPVPLAGCLVLLAAALTAALLLGRRQLAALRQLRAFQGEFGDTAVFGRPGSEPDQVAERLTADLIAAYLTRLPGVRVFHGLAWPDSVFADVDHAVLCGRRLVLVESKLWLPGHYSTDSSGRLLRNGHRFRGGGTRLTESVERFRRLLPQVEVRGALVLYPSRAGELTTEPDAGADIPAMTPQRFIRELGAWLAVEPATVDRDVFGTVLGQVVG